The bacterium 336/3 genome includes the window TTCAGTATAATTATTTGTTTGCCCATGTGTATAAATAGGCAACAAGAATAGAAATAAAATACAAACTCTAACCCAACAATATAGGATAAACTTCCTCCAAAGAAGTTTCTCCTTTTTCGAGTAATTCAAAAGCATTATCTGCTAAACTTTTTATATTTTTTTGTTCTAAAATATTTTTTATGTCAAATTCATTACTACGTATAGATTTTGATAAATCCTGATCTATTAGTATAACTTCATAAATGGCTCTTCTGCCTTTATAGCCAGTATAAAAGCAATGTTCACAACCTTTAGGTGTATAATGTTTAGTTATTTTTTTAGGAGGAATATAGTTTCTGGGTAATTTAACATTAGAATTTTCAAAACTCTCTTCTTCTTTACAATTATTACACAAAAGTTTTATCAATCTTTGTGCAACTGTTAAATTTAGAGTATTAGATAATAAGTATGCAGGGACTCCCATATCTGCTAGTCTCTGTACTGTTCCCCATGCTGAGTTAGTATGTATTGTAGAAAGTACTAAGTGTCCTGTAAGAGCTGCACGAATAGCCATTTGGGCAGTTTCAACATCTCTAATCTCTCCAACCATGATAATATCAGGGTCTTGTCTTAAGAATGTTCTTAAAGCACTAGAAAAGTTTAAACCTATGCTTTCCTTTAACTGTACCTGATTGATACCCTCCAAGGTATATTCTATGGGATCCTCTATTGTCAGTATGTTCCTGTTTTCTTTGTTGAGATACTTTAAAGTTGCGTATAAAGTTGTTGTCTTTCCTGATCCTGTTGGACCACTAATTAAAACAATACCATTTGATTTTTGAACACCTGTTAAATAATTCTCTAATTCAATTTCAGACAAACCGATATTTACAATATCCAAATGGCTTGCATTATTACCCAAAAGACGCATTACTACTTTTTCACCATAAAGAGTAGGTACTACAGATACCCTGATATCAAACTTTTTATCTCCATTTTGAAAGAATATTCTACCATCTTGGGGTAATCTTTTTTCTGCTATATCTAAATTGGCTAATATTTTAACACGATTAATTAGAGAAGGATAATCCGTTTTAATAATGACATAACGTTCAACCAATGAACCATCTATTCTTATTCTAATTCTACATTTTTCTTCATAAACTTCAAAATGTATATCACTACTTCTCAATACTTTTGCTTCTTGAACCAAATCAAGCAAAAAATCATTGCTTTCTGTACTGATAGAACCTTTACTTAGACTTTGTTTATCTTCTTCTTTAAAATAGTATTGAGATAAAGTTCTTGAAATGATTAGAGATTCTGTAAGTTCTAAGAGAACTTTTTTCCCGAATAAAACTTCTAATTCTTCTTGTATTTGAGAAATATCATTAGATTTATCAATAAAAAAACATATTTCATGGCTGTGATTATAATTGGGTATTATTTTATAATGCCATGCCTGTTCCTTTGATATGATTTGTATTTGTTCTGGAGAAAGTGATATAAATTGATTATAAACCATATAAAGTTTTCAAAGTAATATTTTCATCTCGACACAAGTCGCCCCATAAATGTAATAAATTCCCTAAGATCAATATAAAAAGCAAAAAAGCTTGAAATCCTGCTAAAGGAATTAATTTTTTATTATATTTTTTTGCAAAGCTACACAATAAATGTAATATCAAAGAAAATATTAGACTAAAAGGTATAAATAATATAAAGTTAAAAAATGAGAACTTTAGTGTAAGTATTGTTACAAACAATATGTCACCCAACCCTATAGCATTTTTGATGCCTTGTAATTTATTTTTGATATAAAAATAGATAGTTATAAAAACTGAAATTAAAACTATCAAGAAACAATTTAATAACAAATCTTCCCAAAAATACCAACCATTTAATATTATAGATTCTGTAAAGCTTATAAGAGCCAAGATAACAATAAAGATGATAGAGATTGTTCTTTTTTGTAGGTCTTCAATAAAAATGATTAATAGGATGATTAGATATATAATATTTAAAAATAAAATCATCATTAGTCTTTCACTACTTCTTTTAGATTTCCTTCATGATCTATCTCCCAAACATTCATTTGACCATCTCCATCAAAATCTACAACAGCTGTAGCTTTTGCTGTAAATGTTGTTTTACTTGCTCCTATAACTTCTATACGATAATTAGCTTTTCCAGTATCTCCGTCTCCTGATAATTTCTCTTGTTCAAAGCCTATATCATCTAAGCTATTGGAGTATTTGGCATGCTCATAAAAATAAGCTTTTTGTAAAGAGTGAAGATGCTGTAAAGCTTGTTTTGCTTCTAAACTTCTGGTTTTACTTATCAAAGGCATTAATACAGGTAATGCCATGAGTATCAAGATACCAATAATTACAAGTACTACTAAAAGCTCTGTAAGTGAGTAAGCAGGTAGTTTGTTTTTTTTAGAAAATATCAAAAATTCTAACTTTCTCAAAATCATAGTTTTTGTATTTTAATTGTCTTTTTAATAAAACCATCTTCAATTTGTAATAGATACATTCCTTGTGGAAATTGATTTAATTCTATGGCAAACTTGAATATTTCTGATGAAACGGTTTTTTTGCCAACCTTTAAAGTCTGCCCTAAAACATTTCTTAATGTCCAAATCAATTCATTAGAAGTTGGGCTTTGTATTTGAATATTTATTTCATTTAAAGTTGGATTGGGTGATACACTTACCTCCCAAGGCAATATGGGCTTTTTTATACCTCTACCCTTTACTATAAATGAAGAATCTCCTTGTGTTGCATTACTTGAAATTTTAATAAAACCTTC containing:
- a CDS encoding general secretion pathway protein GspE, with translation MVYNQFISLSPEQIQIISKEQAWHYKIIPNYNHSHEICFFIDKSNDISQIQEELEVLFGKKVLLELTESLIISRTLSQYYFKEEDKQSLSKGSISTESNDFLLDLVQEAKVLRSSDIHFEVYEEKCRIRIRIDGSLVERYVIIKTDYPSLINRVKILANLDIAEKRLPQDGRIFFQNGDKKFDIRVSVVPTLYGEKVVMRLLGNNASHLDIVNIGLSEIELENYLTGVQKSNGIVLISGPTGSGKTTTLYATLKYLNKENRNILTIEDPIEYTLEGINQVQLKESIGLNFSSALRTFLRQDPDIIMVGEIRDVETAQMAIRAALTGHLVLSTIHTNSAWGTVQRLADMGVPAYLLSNTLNLTVAQRLIKLLCNNCKEEESFENSNVKLPRNYIPPKKITKHYTPKGCEHCFYTGYKGRRAIYEVILIDQDLSKSIRSNEFDIKNILEQKNIKSLADNAFELLEKGETSLEEVYPILLG
- a CDS encoding general secretion pathway protein GspG; the encoded protein is MILRKLEFLIFSKKNKLPAYSLTELLVVLVIIGILILMALPVLMPLISKTRSLEAKQALQHLHSLQKAYFYEHAKYSNSLDDIGFEQEKLSGDGDTGKANYRIEVIGASKTTFTAKATAVVDFDGDGQMNVWEIDHEGNLKEVVKD